The Primulina huaijiensis isolate GDHJ02 chromosome 9, ASM1229523v2, whole genome shotgun sequence genomic interval CACTAGTATGATCCTATTATTTATCTTATGCATAGAACCGGTGTCCATGTTTTTCTTATCAATGATGGTTTGCCCTTTACGACATGATATACTTGTGAGAATTAGTGAAAGTTAACTTGAGAAAGAGTCCGTGTAAAATTCGTATCTAAAATTCTTCTTTGGCAGGAGTCTTAACAGAAATTGATTTCTTGTGGTTGCGTCACAACATGTCTTTTTGTTGCCTATTTcattttacttatttttaatAGCATCtctaacacatttttaaaaatactccTGCAGATATATGCGGAAATGATTGGGAACATTATGGTAGATGCTCGTTCAACGGGGAAGTACTACCATTGTATGGAACACTTGCTAaagacaataaaaaaattaaaagcttCACATTTCTGAGAATTCAGCTCTTAGATGATGTAGCCAGTTAGAATTGTAAATAGAGCTAGGTCGACAGCATTTAATTTATCTTTTATAATCAGTTTCCTAGCTAGAGGTCATTATCtcttcaaaatttcaatttaaaagtCTACAGTTCATATAATGCCACCTTACATGTAGTTGTTCGGCTGATGGGGCGTGCCGCTTCTCACATTACGTTGGAGTGTGCTTTGCAAACACACCCAAATATCACTCTTATTGGAGAAGAGGTTACCTCTCTTCTTGTTTCTCATGTTGcttgtttcatttattttacaTTGATTTGTAACGATGCAAAAGATGAGACATTAATTGATTACACGTTTTTGTTCCATCTAATGTTTGACTCATTCGGCAAATGATTAGATTTATAAATCATTTGGTTATCCATATATGTTGATTATGTTGATTCATTATTCTTACATCATACGCCGTTTATCATCTCACGAGTCAAACAATATCATATAGTTTCATAAACTTTCAAATGCTACTCTGATGAGGAAGTTCTTAGTTCTGGAACCCTATAAAAAATATTAGCATATTACTACATCTAGTTTTTCTTAATGATTAAATTGCATATGATTTACAATGACTTCTTAATACTCCTCAGAACTCCAAAAGGCAAAACAATTGTTGCTGATGAGTTCAATCTTGCTGTAGGTTGCTGCTAACAAACAGACCCTTAAACAAGTTACAGACTACATTGCTAATGTGGTATGCAAACGAGCCGAACTCAGTTATAACTACGGTGTTATACTTATACCAGAAGGGCTTATAGATTTCATACCAGAGGTAAATCTGGGTTTTCTGAAACATGTTAATGACTACATTTCTCAAACCATGTTGCTGCTTTTGTATGAATCTATTTCTTTTTGCTGATATTAGTTCTGTACCTCGTACTTTGATTTACAGGTTCAGCATCTCATAGCAGAATTGAATGAAATTTTGGCCCATGACATCATAGATGAAGCTGGTGTTTGGAAAGAGAAACTCACTCCTGAGTCTCTTCAGCTCTTTAATCTCCTACCCCCAGCAATCCAGGATCAATTGATGCTTGAGAGAGATCCACATGGAAATGTCCAGGTATATGCATTGCAtccttattttaatatatatttttgcctTATGTTTCGAACTTGTGCTACAAATAATTTTATCCTGTGCCTACAGGTTGCCAAAATAGAAACTGAGAAAATGTTTATTCAAATGGTTGAAACTGAGTTGGAATCAAGGACGAGAACAGCTGGATACAAGGGTCATTTCAAAGGACAGTCTCACTTCTTCGGGTACTTTCTGTTTCCATACCTGCGACAATTTTAATGATGTTTTTATTCTCTTATGACATATTTTTCTCTGCAATAGTATTACTGTTTCTCCTAAGGGCGATGTACACTCTCTGATCTTGTGTTCACAGCTCCACAGATTACCTGTGTTTTCCtctttaataaatattatatttgcaCAAGATTTTCTTGACCGATATCTTGCATATGTATAATTTTCAATTCAGATACGAAGGAAGATGTGGTTTGCCTTCTAATTTTGATTCCATGTACTGCTATGCTTTGGGTTATGCGGCCGGAGCACTGCTTCAAAGTGGGAAAACGGGTTTAATATCTTCAGTATGTGACTTAAccattttagttttatttttaaaattttatgtttagtgAACATTCAGATCAGGTTTCTTTCTTGAAAATCggctttaattaaaaaaataataatcatttaaaGGTGGGAAACTTGGCTGCTCCAGTGGGTGAATGGACTGTTGGTGGAACACCGCTGACTTCCCTAATGGATGTTGAAAGGAGACACGGTATTCTCATGTTTTGCACCATGTATTTTATCAAGTAATGTTCATCGCATGAGAAGATCTATTCCCATGTGATTGTCTTTACCTCATCCCAGAATGATCCAGAAATCCTCTACATGAGGAGTTTGTGATGTTAAAATCATATGGCTTGTTTGATTTTTACTCAAAACTTGTTCTGCATTGCAGGTAAGTTTAAACCTGTGATAAAGAAAGCAATGGTTGAGCTAGAAGGTGAGATTTTACGGCACTCTTTAAATCTTTTACTTTTTGAATTTGTATTCGGCCGTATGACTTACCAGCTTGCAATTCAGCTTGCAATTTCATGATTTCAAACGTTACATGTTTAACGCCCGTGTTGCACTCAATATCTGTGTGATTCTTTGTAAATACAGCAAAACTGATACTAGCAGGACATACTTTGAGGATCAGTTTACCTAGTTTATTGATTACTCTTCAGGTGCCCCATTCAAGAAGTTTGCATCCTTCCGAGAAGAGTGGGCTCTACAGAACCGATATTTGAGTCCTGGTATGCTTCTTCAATCAGAAATCATTTTGCTAAGTTCTAGAGCAATAATGTGACTGGTTTTGCATTACCATGATTACAGGCCCCATTCAATTTTTTGGCCCAGCATCTGATAAAGTCAATCACACCTTGTTACTGGAACTTGGATCTCAAGTATAAATGTGAGTACCCTGTTCTTAGCTAGACACAGCAAGTAGTTGAGCCTCATGAGCTTTACTTCACTCTCAAGTCTCAACAGGCAAGAGctgtggttttttttttgttttgaaaactgTATTTCCCAGCATAATGATGGTTCTTTCAAACCATATCTATTTTTCGGACATTTCGGTTGGaataaaatccaaaataatCTAAAGCTTGAACTCATAATCACAAGATTCTTTTAAGGCTTTTTATATCGTGCATCCAAAGGCGAGTGTTGCAATTGTCCTGACTAGGGGTGTAAACGAATAATTGAGCCGAATATtactaaaaatttaatttgactTCGGCTCGAATTAAGTATATTTGAGTTCGAGATCGGttcaaaacttatttttttttcttgagtttaGCTCAAAATGATGTTTAAGTTCGAGTTCGGTTTGAAATGTTCGCATATATTCACGAGTTATTCGAACTATTTCCCAGACATTAAGGTCCGAGGATGAAAGTTCGAAAGcttgaaaatttcaaaaggctcgaaatatatgtatatttaatatataattatattatattatattaataaaatattaagattcGCAAGCTGCTCGCCAACtaccaaacaaaatattttttgctcGAGTTcgactaaaaaaattcaaacatatttgagttcAACTCGAGTTCGATCAATTCGATTCGTTTACAGCCCTTGTAAATTTCAAATGCTCATAAATTTCACATCCACTTACCAAATCTCCCTCACACGTTTAAATTGATTAAAAACCCAATTGCCCGTACATACATTTAATACCTATGTACATGGTCTTAACACATTTTGGTTACAACCCCGTGAGATGTGAAGAAAAGTCCAtcacagtttttttttttttttggttccaAATCATTGCCTTTAAATCCGTCTAGTACCCAAGAAAATCATTGCTACCCTACTGTTCGATTACAGCAAACCTGTCTTATTCTGGCTATTTGGAAAATATGACAAAAGGTTTAATAAACAATAGCTGAGGATGTGTTGTTATTTCGACCATAAACATGTTCTTCATTATTTGGTTTGGCTACCTTTATGATTGAAATACATGACAAGAGAAGACCTGCAGACCGCAGCTTCAATCACACAACGGGTCTGAAGGTTTGGGTGGTATATGtttgttgatgataatattctTGGTAATCTCGTCTTTacaattttggtattttatcCCGTCAAAATTGAGTTTTAGCCCtatatcttttaatattttataatttgtattTTGCAATTTTAGTCTTCTTTCCTACATAGTTTTGATATGACATTGTGATATAAACGTCTAATGCACCACAAGGAAAAAAAAGAGTCTAAAACTGACTAAAAAAgagacaaataaataaaattgaaatttaacaaTGTAATTTATACAAATTTCAAAGAACGGTAATTTTTCCTATCATTAATTAATGTTTACCGACAAAAGTCGCTACTTTTTCGAACTTTAGCGAGATACCCGACTTCACATTGTACTTGTATGCATAATTAACCCAagttaagattttaattttacgattaagtctcttgtgagacagtttcatgaatcttttatctatgagacgagtcaattctatcgatattcataataaaaaataatattcttagcataaaaaataatattttttcatgtatgacccaaataagagatctgtcttacaaaatacgacatgtgagatcgtctcacacaaatttttgcataATTTTACTTGATCACTAATATTTGTTCCTAACAAAATATAGTGTAAATAAGAGTTCCAAGACtgtgagaaaaaaaaaggaaaaaataagaaaatcggtatatatttcattaaaacCATATACCACGTTGGGTACCTAGTAGTAATGCTATAATAATAGAATGATGAAGACTGTTGGGTTTGACATTTTGAACGGAGAGTGATTTTATCTATCGATTTGGTAAAACTGTCACAGTTCACAATATGCCATCGTACTTCTTGCATGTGAGCCCTACACCGATATGCGTGAAAGGCATTATTAACTTAGTTGGTATGCATCACATCGTAGCAACCCAAAACGAATTGCTTTGGAAACGACGATTGTCATGAAGACAACCTGGAATATAATGAAACCGTacaaaagaaaatgagatgatatgatatgatattataaTAACAACGACGAGGGATTCGAACACGACAAATAGTTGCACTTAATGGACACATGAGTCCATATATTTGTGGGTACAAATATACGAGAAATGCAAATACCACATGATTTATGTGGGACTTGCATGTAAAtggtcatattttttttatcattgatCTTACATTTAGGTATAATTAATGTTACATAGAATTGGGTTTTCTCCATAATTTATGAGAATGGGTAAAGATCTCAATGTCAAATTTAATGAGTTAAATTTACAGTTGGAGATTAGGGGCCAACCTATTACCTATAAGGCCAGCAATTAACTTTATTGGTTCAAGAAACGGGAAATTGGATTTCAATCTTCAGTCTTCagtcgtcgtttttttttttgtattcagtctctgggtacttttttagtaccacattttcacatgaagtgtaccatattgccacatgaagtgtaccacaatttgtatgacatagtaccacaattttgtggatagggagtgaacccaaaaaaatgttttgattggggatttttcaccaacttccccttcaAAAAACCGTAGATTAGATAGAAAATCCTAGACTGAAAAAAGAATTGACAGAACTCGTAGCTTTCTATGGCGAAACTACGGTTGcaaactttaatttttaatttatgatttgaaATTGACATTAAACCCGTTATTTAAAGTCTAtagtaataaatatatattttcctaTTATTGGGAAATTGTCGGCGGCTTTGCGTTAGGTTGCAAGCTGGATAAATgagaaaatttgtaaattttcaTACTATTTAAATTGATTATTCTTGAAAAATCTCTGAGTAAAAAATTGTTTTCGCAAGTACTTCAATTATCTAcgtaattttgttttattttttgtaagttaaatgatatttctatatttatgcataaaatttatgaaacagttaaaaaaatctaaacataaAATATACTATTTTTAGCATATTTAAAGCATGATTATATTTGTTctaaaaaaacattattatatttctatttttcgaaatttcttgattttaacATAGTTCTCGACTAGGCGTATTAATTAAAAGATCAGAGAGTAGGAATGAAATTGTTGTCACGatattcaataatattttttatttcaatattttaattttggatAATTTCATGCAGAGCATTCGTATAAAAATGTTATGATACGTTGAAAAATAAGTTACCTAGGGTTTGAACTACGtacaaataaatttaagaaCATATTTcaaactattaatttttttcatgagcTTTTATGTAACGTATGAGGGAAAAAATCGTGGCATATAGATTTTAGGCTAATGCGATTTTCCCTAAAATCTATGtctgtaagacggtctcacgaatctttatctgtgagacggggaCAAcgctatcgatattcacaataaaaagtaatatacctaacataaaaagtaatattttttcatgaatgacccaaataagatatcagtctcacaaaatacgacccgtgagatcgtcttacataaatttttatcttatttttttatttaaactttaCGTAGAAGAATGAATATTAAAAGTTTAGAAAAAGTCAAAAGTATCTTCTGTCAAATATATGTGGGTATTTTATATAATGCCAACCAGGAAGTAAGTATTTTTATCGAGGGTTTGGAATTGGTGAGCTTCTTATCCACCAATGTTGGTTCACCGTTGctcaaaatataaatgaaaattaattatcttAGATTAAAAAAACGATTGGGTATGAAAAGTCGATCGAGAAGTTGACATAAGATATAGTTGTCAATCATTCAAATTGCAAAGATTCTTTGACAAAGCAAAGTTGAAAATGTTGCCAATTCGTATCTCTTCCTCTTTGTTGTcttctataaataaaatatttaaataacatatatatgcaTTATTTCTCACATTAATTATTGAATCCCAAAAAAACCACGAAGCCATCCTAGCTCGTTGTCTTTATTATGCATTAAATCCatgattaaattaataaaataatagaaaaataaatactAAATATAAATAGTGGACTTAATTTTCGGACGGATGAAAACAATTTAGAGCCAAAATGGTGTCATGatctagtaaaaaaaatatttgtaatttcaaattataatttaatctatatcacatttatttaaatataaatcaaattaattataatttttattataagcatgcaacattaggGGTGGGCACAGGTCGGATACCCAAATTTTTGAGGTAGTGTTTTTACAACTTGAAATCGGCATTAGGCGGGTACTCGATAGTGTTGGATTCGAGtactcaattttatttttttaaaaaaactttggtTTTCTTGTTTTGTGGCTACAAATAATATATCAAGAAAAAATAAGCTAATCAAAATAATCGTTTAATTTTCACAACAaattaaacaagaaaaattcatattcgaaactatttaaaataagtaGTAATAATTAACAAatgtttttttggaaaaaaattatgtaaattgAGGCATCGAACAGACTAGTTagaaacatatatatacttttctAGGATCGCttcatttgaattattatttaaaccGCATTTAGCTTTGTGagttttgtttatttgataagtGATTCAATTCGGTTATAGTCAGTGGGGAGAGACATgcaacatttttcatttatgTTTAATGAG includes:
- the LOC140983791 gene encoding pyrophosphate--fructose 6-phosphate 1-phosphotransferase subunit beta-like gives rise to the protein MAAAALVSNGDVKTPFTGRYAAVYSEVQNTRLDHPLSLPSILKAPFKVVDGPPSSAAGNPDEIAKLFPYLYGQPSATLVPGDLSLVQDLKIGVVLSGGQAPGGHNVISGIFDYLQDYCKGSILYGFRGGPAGIMKCKYVVLTSQFIYPYRNQARFDMICSGRDKIETPEQFKQAEETAVKLDLDGLVVIGGDDSNTNACLLAENFRSKNLKTRVIGCPKTIDGDLKCKEVPTSFGFDTACKIYAEMIGNIMVDARSTGKYYHFVRLMGRAASHITLECALQTHPNITLIGEEVAANKQTLKQVTDYIANVVCKRAELSYNYGVILIPEGLIDFIPEVQHLIAELNEILAHDIIDEAGVWKEKLTPESLQLFNLLPPAIQDQLMLERDPHGNVQVAKIETEKMFIQMVETELESRTRTAGYKGHFKGQSHFFGYEGRCGLPSNFDSMYCYALGYAAGALLQSGKTGLISSVGNLAAPVGEWTVGGTPLTSLMDVERRHGKFKPVIKKAMVELEGAPFKKFASFREEWALQNRYLSPGPIQFFGPASDKVNHTLLLELGSQV